One genomic window of Cellulophaga sp. Hel_I_12 includes the following:
- a CDS encoding outer membrane protein produces the protein MKNNGAFYALIFLFCYSTLSFGQDFSYHSLQGRVLSADDDVSATHVLNISASKAAITDAEGFFTITAKLYDTLIFSAIQFKTKQLVVSQDMLSSKSIFVTLEASLTELDEVIVMPYNLTGELKRDMNAMQVGPVVTASTLGLPNSNVKVMPQSDRQLYSAQNGGSILKVLNAITGETKRLKEFAAEQRKYRRTELIRDAYHDTLFVKQLKIPEEKIDDFMYFCEVDADFARTNVNDKLRLWEIMLVKSAAYRKNNALDTP, from the coding sequence ATGAAAAATAATGGCGCTTTTTATGCACTTATTTTTCTATTTTGCTACAGTACATTAAGTTTTGGGCAAGACTTTTCGTATCATTCACTACAAGGCCGAGTACTTAGTGCTGATGATGACGTTTCTGCCACCCATGTTTTAAATATTTCTGCGAGTAAAGCAGCCATTACCGATGCAGAAGGTTTTTTCACGATCACGGCAAAACTATATGATACACTTATTTTTTCGGCGATACAATTCAAAACAAAACAGTTGGTTGTTTCACAAGATATGTTATCGAGTAAAAGCATTTTTGTGACTTTAGAAGCCTCCTTGACAGAATTAGACGAGGTTATTGTAATGCCCTACAATTTAACGGGTGAGCTTAAAAGAGATATGAATGCCATGCAAGTAGGTCCAGTTGTGACGGCTTCTACCTTAGGGCTGCCTAACTCGAATGTAAAAGTAATGCCACAATCAGATCGTCAGTTGTATTCTGCGCAAAATGGAGGTTCTATACTAAAAGTATTGAATGCAATCACCGGAGAAACAAAGCGACTTAAAGAATTTGCAGCAGAACAGCGTAAATACAGACGAACAGAATTAATACGTGACGCCTATCACGACACCCTCTTTGTAAAACAGCTTAAAATTCCGGAAGAAAAGATTGATGATTTTATGTATTTCTGTGAAGTAGACGCCGATTTTGCACGTACAAATGTGAATGATAAACTTAGATTATGGGAAATTATGTTGGTCAAGAGTGCTGCTTATCGTAAAAATAACGCCTTAGATACGCCTTAA
- a CDS encoding M1 family metallopeptidase → MYQIKYYFTTLLFVFATMLSAQGQEVKEKAEPHGNVNKFKQMYEEFATPNTYRSASGAPGPDYYQQQADYKMDVTLDDKNAKLYGEETITYTNNSPDDLNYLWVQLDQNVRTKDTKSNLRNGSRAPMASTMENFAGSFVKESFDGGFNIEYVKAANGSALPYTINQTMMRIDLPETLKSKTQVSFSIKWNYNIPDHTTDRARSGYEYFPEDGNRAYVIAQFFPRMAVYNDVEGWQNHQFWGSGEFALPFGNYDVNITVPADHILDGTGELQNMKDVFSKDMMKRYEAAKKSYDKPVVIVTQAEVEAAEKGFSDKTKTWKLKAENVRDFAFASSRKFIWDMQAVKLGNRDVMAISMYPKEGNPLWEEYSTKAVAQTLKSYSDHTFDYPYPKAISVHAKNQGMEYPMICWNYGRPEKDGTYSDRVKYGMISVIIHEVGHNFFPMIVNSDERQWGWMDEGLDTFMQYIAEQEFGVSFPEAIAPNEKYPSRRGEPSKIVNYMSGDQNYISPIMSNPENVYQLGNNAYGKPATALNILRETVMGRELFDHAFKTYANRWKFKHPTPEDFFRTMEDASAVDLDWFWRGWFYTTNVVDIGVGDVKKYIVTDKPTKRMKDMMAARNQNINDLPALVYLAEEGTEDYDESQKGKLPSDISTPLKEFMMDNMTAAERATVKEPKFFYEITFTKPGGIPMPLIVEYSYADGSKENITYPPEIWRMNDKEVTRMLALQKELVGVEIDPKAETADIDTSNNSWPKKQQESDFDQFKNTNNN, encoded by the coding sequence ATGTATCAAATTAAGTATTACTTTACGACACTTCTTTTTGTTTTTGCAACGATGCTTAGTGCGCAAGGGCAAGAAGTAAAAGAAAAGGCAGAGCCTCACGGTAATGTCAACAAGTTTAAACAAATGTACGAGGAATTCGCAACTCCGAATACCTATAGATCAGCTTCTGGTGCGCCCGGTCCTGATTATTATCAGCAACAAGCTGATTATAAAATGGATGTTACCTTGGATGATAAAAATGCCAAATTATATGGTGAAGAGACCATTACGTACACCAATAACTCTCCTGACGATTTAAATTATTTATGGGTGCAGTTAGACCAAAATGTGAGAACAAAAGACACAAAATCGAACCTTAGAAACGGTTCTAGAGCCCCTATGGCTTCAACCATGGAAAATTTTGCTGGTTCATTTGTGAAAGAATCTTTTGATGGTGGTTTCAATATAGAATATGTAAAAGCAGCGAATGGCAGTGCTTTACCGTATACCATCAATCAAACGATGATGCGTATTGATTTACCTGAGACTTTAAAAAGTAAAACACAAGTATCTTTTTCTATTAAATGGAACTATAATATTCCTGACCATACTACAGATAGAGCACGTTCTGGATATGAATATTTTCCGGAAGACGGCAATAGAGCCTATGTCATCGCTCAGTTTTTTCCTAGAATGGCCGTTTACAATGATGTAGAAGGATGGCAAAACCATCAATTTTGGGGTAGTGGAGAGTTTGCTTTACCTTTTGGTAATTACGATGTAAACATTACAGTGCCTGCAGATCATATCTTAGATGGTACGGGAGAGCTTCAAAATATGAAAGATGTTTTTTCTAAAGACATGATGAAACGCTACGAAGCTGCAAAAAAATCATATGACAAACCTGTGGTTATTGTAACACAAGCTGAAGTAGAAGCCGCTGAAAAAGGTTTTTCTGACAAAACAAAAACCTGGAAATTAAAGGCTGAAAATGTTCGTGATTTTGCTTTTGCGTCTTCAAGAAAGTTTATTTGGGACATGCAAGCCGTGAAATTAGGCAACAGAGACGTTATGGCCATTTCAATGTATCCTAAGGAAGGGAATCCATTATGGGAAGAGTATTCAACCAAAGCTGTTGCTCAGACCTTAAAATCCTATTCTGACCACACCTTCGATTATCCTTATCCAAAAGCAATTTCAGTACATGCAAAAAATCAAGGGATGGAATACCCAATGATTTGCTGGAATTATGGCCGTCCAGAAAAAGATGGCACCTATTCAGACCGCGTTAAATACGGAATGATCAGTGTAATTATTCACGAAGTAGGCCATAACTTTTTTCCTATGATCGTAAATTCTGACGAACGCCAATGGGGTTGGATGGATGAAGGTTTAGATACCTTTATGCAATATATTGCAGAACAAGAGTTTGGAGTATCTTTTCCAGAAGCGATTGCACCGAACGAAAAATACCCGTCACGTAGAGGTGAGCCTTCTAAAATTGTAAATTACATGAGTGGTGATCAAAATTATATTTCACCTATCATGTCTAATCCTGAAAATGTATATCAATTAGGAAATAATGCGTACGGAAAGCCAGCAACAGCATTAAATATTCTTCGTGAAACAGTTATGGGAAGAGAATTGTTTGATCATGCTTTTAAAACCTATGCCAACCGTTGGAAATTTAAACACCCAACACCTGAAGATTTTTTCCGTACCATGGAAGATGCTTCTGCCGTTGATCTAGATTGGTTCTGGAGAGGATGGTTCTATACCACCAATGTGGTAGATATAGGGGTAGGTGATGTTAAGAAATATATTGTTACTGACAAGCCTACAAAAAGAATGAAAGACATGATGGCCGCAAGAAATCAGAATATTAATGATTTACCTGCTTTGGTATATCTTGCAGAAGAAGGAACAGAAGATTATGACGAAAGTCAAAAAGGGAAATTGCCTTCTGACATCTCTACGCCTTTAAAAGAATTTATGATGGATAATATGACTGCTGCGGAAAGAGCCACGGTTAAAGAACCAAAATTCTTTTATGAAATTACCTTTACCAAACCAGGAGGAATCCCAATGCCATTAATCGTAGAGTATTCTTATGCTGATGGGAGTAAAGAAAATATTACCTATCCTCCAGAAATTTGGAGAATGAATGACAAAGAAGTGACTAGAATGTTGGCGCTTCAAAAAGAGTTAGTAGGTGTTGAAATAGATCCAAAGGCAGAGACTGCGGATATTGATACCAGCAATAATTCTTGGCCAAAGAAACAACAAGAGTCCGATTTTGATCAGTTTAAAAACACAAATAACAACTAG
- a CDS encoding carboxypeptidase-like regulatory domain-containing protein: MKKYQIALFLLLFVSLGYSQDTDRTLLRGKVMYRSSNVQNENVINVTTEMGVITNANGEFAINVKVGDELVFTALNYEIKRVVITPEILENNRLVVEVTEKVTQLDEIVVGPENKEAFIKLKNEEFKQFDYGIDETTRVENIALSQTERGMQNGLNFVNIFKAIKKGLKNEDGESVETPKLKLSEVLRQVYDDEFFVKDLQLPQDKINEFLFYCDNNMSEQSLLKKTNEFQLIDFLVDQSKEFKKTLNEK, from the coding sequence AAAATACCAAATCGCTTTATTTTTACTTCTATTTGTTTCACTTGGGTATAGCCAAGACACTGATCGCACCCTTTTAAGAGGTAAAGTGATGTATCGTAGCAGTAATGTGCAAAATGAAAATGTGATCAATGTAACTACTGAAATGGGCGTGATTACTAATGCGAATGGGGAGTTTGCTATCAATGTAAAAGTAGGCGATGAACTTGTCTTTACGGCCTTGAATTATGAAATAAAAAGAGTAGTAATTACACCAGAAATATTAGAAAATAATCGTTTAGTGGTTGAAGTCACTGAAAAAGTAACCCAGCTCGATGAAATAGTGGTCGGTCCAGAAAATAAAGAAGCTTTTATCAAATTAAAAAATGAAGAATTTAAACAGTTTGATTACGGTATTGACGAAACGACTAGGGTAGAAAATATTGCCTTATCACAAACCGAAAGGGGCATGCAGAACGGACTTAATTTTGTCAATATTTTTAAAGCTATTAAAAAAGGACTTAAAAACGAAGATGGGGAAAGCGTTGAAACGCCTAAATTAAAATTAAGTGAAGTATTACGACAGGTGTATGATGATGAGTTTTTTGTCAAAGATTTGCAGTTGCCTCAAGATAAAATTAACGAATTTTTATTCTATTGCGACAACAATATGTCTGAACAATCGCTACTTAAAAAAACAAACGAGTTTCAATTGATTGATTTTTTAGTGGACCAAAGCAAGGAGTTCAAAAAAACACTGAATGAAAAATAA
- a CDS encoding twin-arginine translocase TatA/TatE family subunit, producing MLTTVFLFISGAEIFFIMFIVVMVFGADKIPDIAKGLGKGMRQLKDATEDIKQEIQKSADKQGINTDFTKDIKKEIDKVKESVSDVTGSIKRK from the coding sequence ATGTTGACGACTGTGTTTTTATTTATTAGTGGTGCAGAAATATTCTTCATCATGTTTATCGTGGTTATGGTTTTTGGGGCAGATAAGATTCCTGATATCGCCAAAGGCCTAGGTAAAGGTATGCGCCAACTTAAAGACGCGACCGAAGATATAAAGCAAGAAATTCAGAAAAGTGCTGATAAGCAAGGAATAAATACTGATTTCACAAAAGACATCAAAAAAGAAATTGATAAAGTGAAAGAAAGCGTCAGCGACGTGACAGGTTCTATCAAAAGAAAATAA
- a CDS encoding DUF6702 family protein: MNFKKSVLILLLPLFAFTAVHKFYVSVTNVSYSEKEDALQITTRIFIDDMEKALKERYDVNLYMATKKELAEVDRYVEKYLKSKFLVFLDDEQKQFTFIGKKYDNDIIVCYIEVPKVNFKNIKNIAIVNEVLTDVFEEQQNVVHFKLNNQKKSFVLSRANNKGMLNLD; the protein is encoded by the coding sequence ATGAATTTCAAGAAAAGCGTACTAATTTTATTACTTCCTTTATTTGCGTTTACCGCTGTGCATAAATTTTATGTAAGTGTAACGAATGTTTCCTATTCTGAGAAAGAGGATGCACTGCAAATAACGACCCGTATTTTTATCGATGACATGGAGAAGGCATTAAAAGAGCGGTATGATGTAAACCTATACATGGCCACTAAAAAAGAACTGGCTGAGGTGGATAGGTACGTGGAGAAATATTTAAAATCTAAATTTTTGGTTTTTCTCGATGACGAACAAAAGCAATTTACCTTTATCGGAAAAAAGTACGACAATGATATTATTGTGTGTTATATAGAAGTTCCTAAAGTAAATTTTAAAAATATTAAGAACATCGCCATTGTCAATGAAGTTTTAACCGATGTATTTGAAGAACAGCAAAACGTAGTTCATTTTAAATTAAATAATCAAAAGAAAAGCTTTGTCTTGAGTCGGGCAAATAATAAAGGAATGTTAAACTTGGATTAA